Proteins found in one Bacteroidota bacterium genomic segment:
- the cysK gene encoding cysteine synthase A yields the protein MKAQNILETIGNTPHVRINKLYPDTHEVWVKLEKANPGASIKDRIALAMIEDAEEQGLLKPGSTIIEPTSGNTGIGLAMVCAVKGYRLILVMPESMSVERRKVMKVYGATFELTPREKGMKGAIEKAAELASSISDSWIPQQFNNPANIAIHKRTTAQELLADFPDGFDYLITGVGTGGHITACAEVLKEHFPKLKVFAVEPELSPVISGGAPGPHPIQGIGAGFIPDNLHTNVLDGVIKVSKEEAFEYARRAANSEGLFIGISSGASLAAVAKMLPEIPEGSRILTFSYDTGERYLSIEGLFE from the coding sequence ATGAAAGCACAAAACATTCTTGAAACCATAGGAAATACGCCTCATGTGCGCATAAATAAACTTTACCCTGACACGCACGAGGTATGGGTAAAACTCGAAAAAGCCAATCCCGGAGCCAGTATCAAAGACCGCATTGCACTGGCCATGATTGAAGATGCTGAAGAGCAGGGTTTGCTGAAACCCGGAAGTACTATCATAGAGCCGACTTCGGGCAACACAGGCATTGGTCTTGCAATGGTTTGCGCCGTTAAAGGATACCGCCTCATTCTGGTAATGCCCGAATCTATGTCGGTTGAACGCCGCAAAGTGATGAAAGTGTATGGAGCAACATTTGAACTCACACCACGTGAAAAAGGAATGAAAGGCGCGATAGAAAAAGCAGCCGAGCTGGCATCTTCCATATCCGATTCATGGATACCGCAACAATTCAACAACCCGGCAAATATTGCCATTCACAAAAGAACAACCGCACAGGAACTGCTCGCCGATTTCCCCGATGGCTTTGATTACCTGATTACTGGCGTGGGTACGGGCGGTCATATTACTGCCTGCGCCGAAGTGCTGAAAGAACATTTTCCGAAACTGAAAGTTTTTGCCGTTGAGCCTGAGTTATCGCCCGTAATAAGTGGCGGCGCCCCGGGTCCTCATCCCATACAGGGGATTGGCGCCGGATTTATCCCAGACAATCTGCATACAAATGTGCTCGACGGTGTGATAAAAGTAAGTAAAGAAGAAGCTTTTGAATATGCACGCCGGGCAGCCAACAGCGAAGGATTATTCATTGGTATTTCATCAGGTGCATCGCTGGCCGCCGTTGCCAAAATGCTTCCTGAAATACCTGAAGGCAGCCGGATTCTAACATTTTCATACGATACCGGCGAACGCTACCTTTCAATAGAAGGACTCTTTGAGTAA